In Lytechinus variegatus isolate NC3 chromosome 6, Lvar_3.0, whole genome shotgun sequence, the DNA window aataaaggaaataaatttcgcgaacattttttttttggcttcttTCAGggttatttatatataaatgattttatggAAATAGGAAGGATGAACATCATCTCTACTTTGGAGTTTTAAAGATGAAAGTATTTTAGTTAACTATAAACTTTTTTGCATATTTCTAGGGAGTATTTACCCTGTAACAATATATCTATCGTAGATGGTTgttatatgttttgtataatgagGTATGTACGCCTTGCAATGAAGTGAAACCTTTTTATAGAAAGTTTAATGAGGTATATTGAACGCCTGATTTGCTAGGATACCATGTAATGCTTCAGATCTAATTTTAATGTAAATCACATCTTTAATGTACATTATGGTGCATCtgtaatgtacattatgttacagctttaatgtacattatgttacatttttaatgtacattatgttacATCTTTAATGTATATCAATTTCCATTTTAATGTACATTAAGTTACATATTTAATTTGCATCAATTTACAATTTTAATGTACATCGATTAACAGAAATAACATTATTTACATCTTCAATGTACGTTAATTTACATTCTTAATGTATATCAATTACCATAttcaatatatatcaatatacacCTTTATGGCACATCAGTTAACATAACTAATGCACATCAATTTACATCGTTAATGTGCATCAGTTAACATCTTTAATTTATATCAATTTAGATCTTTAATGTATCAATCTACATAttgaatgaacatttttttttttacatctttaatTGATTTACATCATTTGAAACTAGATTGCCTACCTTATTTATTTAAccatcttcttttattttccattttcatcaCTAAACACCCCCAATTTCAAGTGTTTCAACCAAAATATCTTAATTTAGGAGTCAATAATGAACTTCGTTCAATTGACTTTTCCAATAAATGTATGCACTTGGTGAgtgcttctttttcttctatctCAAGACATTCAGTTAATTTATccgaaatattttcattcatctttaCTGCACAATGATAGCAAACGAACTTTATCTAAAGATCTCCaaactctgttttttttttgttggattAATCTGAGTATATTAGTTTTCTCATTAAGACATCCAAACTTGTCATTCAATCACCCCCCTTCCTTTACTCATCAATGCAAACCAAGGAGAGTCACTAAACTTCATTTTGATAACCCTATTGATTAGTAGAATTAGTTATTGTTTGAGATTCTGTTTTAAATTACATTATCTTTCCCTCCAACTTACCACAGTGTTGAATTGTTCCTCTATATATTCCATCAGAGTGTCCTTTACCTTTGATTACCTACTATACAAAGTTTACGCGTTCTTTACTCGGTATATTGTTATCAGCTTCTCTAATGATTTGTAATCTTGTACCTCTTAATTTTCGTTTAACTACTTGTAATTTGTTTTTCGTTATTTCACTGATTtagttcaaaataaatacaacaAGTTTTTCTCTTATTGTCAGCTACTGATGGTTTGAAATATAAAGGTCGAAAATTTGAACCTCACGAATCATGATAATGTTTTCATAAATCTATAATAAATTCACCCCCgttgaatacaaaaaaatgccataattcacctattatattgaaaatatgccATTGCGTGTCAACCCACACCGTTCTATTATGTTGAAGATATTTAATTGCGTGTCAACACAGACTGTTCTATTATGTTGATACTAATATACCGGCACCCGCTGGAACGGTAACTAACAtgcgaaaataataataacaaaaaagagACATGCGTAATTTGGCAGGctttttttcataaagttgttcccAAGTTACGAAAGGCTCTACTCAAGACTGGCGCATGTTCTAATCTGACaaagtcagctacatagggatcCGTTTAATAACCAAAGAAATGTTCACCAGTCTGTGTGAAGGCATTCGTCATAACTGACAAACAGTTATATGATACACACAGCAGATAGATTTTCACATTCACATTGACTGATAACAAAAGATTACCAAAACGTTTGACTTCAATTATTGAAAGCATCTtggtttatcatgtttatagttCGTGCATGTACGGTTTGAAGTTATGACAGAATGACTGTTGGCATGGAAAGCGGAGATAATATTTTAACCTCCGTGGAAGAGACCCGCTATAGAAAATTGAGTGTCTGAATATAAAAACGGTCAAGTCCAATTGAGTTAGATATGGGACATTGCTCATTATACAATGACTCTTCGTGTGTATAAATCATAGATCTTTGTGGAGGTATTCGTCATAACTCACAAACAGCGATATGATACACACAACAGATAGATTTTCACATTCACATTGACTGATAACAAAATATTACCAAAACGTTTAACCTCAATTATTGAAAGCATCttcgtttatcatgtttatagttCGTGTATGTACGGTTTGAAGGTATGACAGAATAATTGTTAGCATGAAAAGCGGATATAATATTCTAACCTCCGTGGATGAGACCCGCTATAGAAAAATGACtatctgaatataaaaacgGCCAAATCAATTTGAGTTAGAAAGGAACACTGTTCCTTATACAATGACTTTTCCTCTGTATAAATGATGAAtctgaaatcattaaaaattgcCTTAAATAAAGGGTAAAGAACCTAATATACCTTCATATCATTGCGCCCTCTCTCATTACATTCAACTCTGTACATACACTAAATGCATTTTATcagttttttaaattattatttgacAGAGATGTGGTTCAATGGTTGTGACGAAATAAATACATTCATCTGAATTTCTAATTTTATGCAGTTCTAGattaatattatgattttttattttacaagatGAGAGGGGTATTTTCATTATTGATCAGATGTAAAGTGAaatcttgttttgttttggacCTGGtctaaaatgtttaaaaagtaATAGGTAATTGAAGACCACTTGCAGATGTCTGTGATTGTGTGTTACTTGGGTATAATAATAccctttgtgtgtgtgtgtgtcagagGATTGTGAGGGTGTTTGGGTGGGCGTGAGTAAATAAAAAAgtagctcctcaaaaaaataagaattgtTACACTAATGTGCGTGTGTGGAAGTGGGGCATGCAGGGACGGATTaagtattaatattttcatacaaaatttgCTCACAACACAAATAAAGGTTTTTTTTGGAAgaatcaccccctcccccttcactCACTagcaagcaataaaaaagaaattctgCAAATTTACAAAGgcagttagaaaaaaaaatatctggcAAGCATGAAATAAAGGCCTTTGCCAAGGAAAAATTCTCACTACTATATTTTCACCCCCAACCTGAACTTAAATGGGGACACCATctgtatttcttgttttttctatttaatttaAAACATAAAAGGGGAATATcatacccaccccccccctgaTTCTTGAACTGTTGTTTGTGTGCTTAAGACTTCTTGGTGTCATGGATAGAGGAAGATAGAACTGTAAATTATGAATGATACGTCATTTTCCagattctttattttattttatgtttttattttgcaacACATACGATAGGCATGTCCTCACATTTAACACTCACACCAACGCACAAACACCCACTTGCTCATCTCAAACACATCAGGTATGAAAAAacctaaaatacaaaaggacaAGTGGCACTATTTCTATGATACATAAAACAAATCTCTTGGGTATCTTTTTTTAACATTCAGTAGTACAAAAATCTTGCATGCAAATGAATGTAAGAATGACCAAAGACCATATGATTCTAGAAACGATCCAAATCCACCAGACAAAAGGCCCCGCCCATAAGCAAcgataatattaatattcataaaaatacaatttgtttACTGATGTTCTTTGATTTTGGCGAAATATACTTCAATtgcctaaataaaaaaaaatacctttttttcttttttgtcgaAATACTTTCAGCACGCTTTggtttttttatattcatatactcAATTATATCATGGCAATTACATGTATAGACCATGGTAAAAATGAGATGAATGTTCAAATAATAGTGACAATGATTATGTCCCTCAAGCAAGTTTGGAGCTCCATATGTAACATCACATATGAGTATccttaatattatcatcatgtaAATATAAGTTGGGgaaaatgttaagttttcaaattttcaaatgttcTTAAGTGTAGGATGAAATAGTTAATACATCGTAAGAAGTTTTTGATGTGAGAGATAATGGGTagtttattcaataaaaaaaaatatacgatTAAGACAAGACTTTCTTTACATTTATTTAGCCGACTCCATTAGGGATTATCAATCAATTTCAAgcaaattattattcttttattgtTGCCTGTATATAACGTGATTGAAATTCTTCACGGCATGGTCAAATTGTTCATTTTGGAAGAAAAGGCAGTTCAATTTACCCAACAGTTGCATAGAAAGAGACAGGGTGTTTGATTGTTGGTTCATGTTCAAATTTAGCCACGTGGCCAGGTGTAGTTATAATAAATGTTGGATTCTTAGCACAACTTGCTAattgttattcatatttttagtgtaattaTCTATAATAGAGACTTCGTACTGAATTTTATGTTGGAAATAGAGTTAAATATCTTGACCGGACCGCAAAATGGAAACATGTCATAACATTTCTTACAAACATGacttgatgaaatcttcagcttTTGACGAAATCTTCAGTTTTGTGATATCTAATTACGCCTATCTGGCGCAGTTTTCCAATTCTGCATTAAAATCATATGTGTTAACTTCTTCTGACAAAACAATTTAGGTCAAATAAGAGCCAAATATTAAACACATCACAAAATACATCGTTTCACTATTAGTTCCTGTTTGGGTCTTTaaacttgaatttgaatatgaataatgtctcGAGCATGGGTACTAATCAGTGTATATGGTTGATAAGTGTCGATAAGTGTTGATAAAGGTGAGTGTGTGTATGTTTAGGGGGTGGGTGTGACGGAAAATTTAAAAGACGTCAGATATTGCATTTTTGGCAAGAAGACAGAGTTTCAGTTGCGAAGAGTTACTACGTTTCTACTTCGCAAACCATTGACAAATTTGCTAAACTGGAAACTACATTAGATATGTAGTGGTATAGTTGTGAAGAGATGTGAAATGTGATATATAATATCCAACATTGagcattttatttgatttgtgcaCTAATCCATGATGTGGAAAATCCCAAATGTTTCACAATACACACTGCACGTCTGCTCAGTTGTACATTGTATACATTCATTCACACAGTGTATAGAGATTGTAAGCTGATAGAGGGTGTACACTTGAATTTATAGGTAAGTGCAAAGCTTaagaattatatttcatttgtaaggataggaaaaacatgattttgataACTTATCATATGAACATATTTGATCCATGTTACTTTAACTTGGCTGTTTGTTACGAACATGAGCTTCGAAAAAAATGCCCTATTGAaactttccaaaaatttccCTTTTAATGACGCCATGCCTACAGTACGTGTAATCTACAGTAACTCGTCTCATTTCCATGTTTTTGTTTCAAACAtttttgcttatatagtttgccTCTGCATTTTCCCCATTAATTTGTGtgtttacattgtatttatCTCTTAcactattttttatcaaaaaaatgtaaGCTGGTTATATGTCATTTAAGCCAGATTATGTTTTATGCATCCCATGATTGGAAACAAAATAGAACCATTTCACGAAAAATatcatttcacttttcaaataaAGATGATATGTACATCATAACCATAAGTacttattttatgtttttatgttttacCTTTAGGTGTTGtataaaatcacctttttattAGTATTTGCTCCTTCTCGGATGGCAGCACTAATTATGCTTTTCTGACTTCAAGCTGTCTTGTTCATTTTTGAATTCTGTCTGGGTTTTGAGAGTGGGTTTATATAAACATTGTCACAAATGTATTTTAATccatgaatgaaatatatacatataaatgaatgataattcTTATTTGGTCTATGGAAGTATTAGAAGGGACTTATTCTTATTTTATAAAAGGAattttcatacaatattttattttcttccaccATGAAAAAGCTTTAGACTTTTTACTCTTCGAACATCTAAATATCGCTCATTGCATAAACGCAGGCCCTAGACTGTCTTGCTAAAATTGTTTGAAGTTGTTTGCGTTGCTATTTCGCACTATCGTATTTCATTCCCACATTCTTTGCAATTTGAGCACTGATCCATGTTTATCATGaacgaaaaataaaatttataccTCCTAATATATTTATACTCTGCACCTCTTTGTTTATCTGTGTTACGAGGATCTTAATTCAGctaaagagaaaaaatagtATCAAATTAAGTGATGTTTAATTGGTTCGAAAAACAAGGTAAGAAAATTTAAGATTAAGTTTGATAACACTTTCCCTGTGAAGGTTTCTGAGAAAGCGAGAGACTTACGAAACGGCTTAAAACGTTTGATCAGAGGACGTTAATATACACGTTAATTTAGTATGACTGTGTTGATGTTTGTGCGTGGGTGTGTCTACTTGCGTTTACGTCTGTTTGTGAGAATTTTGTGAGAATTCTGTATTTAACGTTATTAAAGTTGTTAAATAATCTTTAATTTACCctggtaatatttttttttcaattgtttctTGAGctcattttaactttttttgcatttttttaggTAGGCTACTGCCCCTGTATTTTCTTCGTCATGGCGTCTAAGTTCCCAACAAAGAAGAGTGGAGAGGTCGATCTTCGTACAAGGAAAGGTCATGACATGACATGGTCTTGTGACAAGCATGGTGAGCCAATCaaatttttctgtaaaaaacacaaaattccCATATGTCATCCATGCGCTACCAAAGATCACAGTCAGAAACCATGTGAGCTAGACGACATCGAGGATGTCATCTTCGAAAGGAGGAGACAGCTAGATGAAAAACGGCCAAAAGTTCAAGAACTTCACAAACAATTGGAAGTCCTCAGCACGAAAATAAAGACTGTATCAACGTCTGGAAGTACTCATCTTCGGACAATTAACAACAACATTCAAGCATCATATCACGACAAGATCAAATCTGTTGGAGAAAAGGAGAACAGGATAATTAGGGTTATTAACGAGGAGGCAGATGAGGAAATAAGACTAGTAAATGAGAAGAGAGAAAAACGGATAAAGGATTGCAACACCGAGAGAGAAAAGGAGCGACAAATAATCAAAGACAAAGAAGCGAACCTTTTATCAGATACGAAGACAATCAGTGGGGTACTTACTAAGAAGACAAATAATCTCTCTTGTAAAAATCAGCATGCAATAAAGACTTTGATGAGCATTGAATCAACCATCAAACGTATAAACCAACATGATGAAACATTGGTGAATGAAGCTCCTCAAGTACTTGCATctattgatgaaaatttaagTTTGAATGTTCATCAAGATGTTAGCGACTGTCTTGACCGAATACAGAGTGAAGTTGAGAGAGTGAAGTTTGTAGAGGGGGAAGTAGGTGGAGAATACTATGGTAGAATTGATGGGTATATCGGTAAATGGGAACTTGTCAAGTCAATCCACATTCCATGGGCTGTTGAAAAGCCGTGGGTGCGTGGTTTAGTCAGTGATGATGAGATATGTGTGCAAGACGTAGGTAACAATGACATGTATGTTACAAACATCAACACTCAACACACAGAGAGAGTCATTGATGAAGGTGTGTTGATTACATCATGTGCGCCCATAGACAGTAACGTAATAGTATGTGGTAAGATGAGATATGATTGCACGGGTGACAGGATGGATGGATGCATCATTCTCTATGACAGACAATGGAAGGTGATAAGAGACATCAGCATACCAATGTATGGAGACTCCAGCTATTGTAGTATGTATGTTGATGTTGACAGGGATGGGATGATCATCGCTGCTCAGTCCAATCAGTCTATTATCTACGTCATCAATCCTACTAATGATAAGATAGTAAACACTATTACGATGCAGGGTAAGAAGGTGATGTGTAGGATACAAGCCTTGTCATCAGGTGATATCGTTGTGGAGACAGATCATGATAAATTCACTGTCATCTCACGATCAGGAGAAGAGAAGGCTGTCATACACTGTGATGAGTGGGTCTGGCCACAGTGTCGCGTTGACAAACTGACAGACACACTCTACATTGCGTATTGGGATAGAGCGCGTAATATCTACGCAGTTGATCAGGTGTCACGTGATGGTATCATCCAGGCAAGGAGGATCGTGGAATCCGAGGGTTCATTTTCCACTCTCTTCACCATGTACATCAGCCCTTGTCTTTTTACTCCTTCTGGTAACCTCGTAGGATGTGACAGAAGCAAACTTCTTCTTTACAAGAAGGCTTTTATCTTGTGAATCATCCAGGCTATCTactttattttgtgaaaagatATTAGATTACTCGTTGCATTGTTTGTGCTGGATATCGTTGTGTTTCCAATCCAATCATCGTGTAGATTTAatcttgagaaaaaaagaaatgattttgTAATTAAATGGGAAACGGAACGTGATGGATAGTATGAATGTtaaaaccaagaataaaacccTCATAAATATTGATGTTTAACATATTTAAGATAGAATGATTGTTATTAATTCATATAACGATATATAGACTTGAGGAAAATGGACAGAATTGATACCCTAAAGATCATCTCTACTAATCGATTCAGTATGCTTCCTAATCGTTTAAATTAAATTCATGTATTCTACTCAGTTATTAAACCGCCCTTACTTCTTTCATTTGTATATGTCACACTTTCATACCTGATCCAGAACACAGGTTACTAGTTTATATCAGTAAATGAAGTTATATTCATTCTATCATCATGCCACATTGTCTACATGATGATATCTAAAAGAGTCGATTGATTTGATAACAATCGATAGAAATGATAACAATTGGTAGAAATGATAACATTTGGTCGAACTGATATTATATTCTGTACAAAAATGATTACATTCAGCATGTTCAGTAAATACGATACCATTCTGTAGAAGTGATGACATTGTGTAAAAATGTGTTAAAATTCAAAGAACTGACAGCAGTCAGTAGAAATGATATCATGTGGTAGAAATGATAGCATTCGGTAGAACTGATAACATTTCGtataaatgaaaacaatcattataTATGATAACGTTCTgctaaaatgataaaattgcGTAGAAATGTTTTAATATTCCCTACAAATGACATCATTCAGTACAGGCTCCCCTCTGAAAAACATCGTTGATATGTTATCAACACTAAGTAGGGCAATCCCTCCGTCCTTTTAATGatcatttctttgttattgtGAATATATCTAGTGTTGTTGTAACTTTTTAATTGACGGAAAATagatacaatacaatacaacatCCTGTACAAGTGATAACATTCGCTACACATTATTTATTTTCGATTTATTTGTTAGAACATATTtattcaggtacaaaagataagcataaaactgtttttcatcaatgaatgaatgacctgatgaaaatataaagaacaacataaatcatcatatcatacatgaaaataaagtcaaaatctaagtCAAAGATATcaatacttagtaacataaataaacgattgttacttaaatgataatatgaatcaaactaaaatatatTAAGTTATCAAAAGGGAACAGTTACTAATTATAAAACTACtcattgtataattcattcattgataaaacactgaacaatgaaatatttatggCATTATAGAAAAATCAACATTCTATTAACATTCGGTAGCTCATTGGCGTCCTCTACATTAATTAATGTTTACATACATCATTAGTGAGGTCAATTTGATTACATCATCTTATCATTTTTCCCTGTCGGTCAATGGTATCTCAATTTAAGAACCTGCCTTGAAGGATATTAAAACCCTTAATATTCAATAACATACAAGATGTATGTTAATAAGACATGTTCATATTGTCGTGTTAGATAGAATTAGACATGACAAATATTTTGCGTTTGTGATTTAATAAGGTTTTATTATAATGTGTATCGTAAGTGATGATGATATCAGATAAtacattttgtgtgtgtgcattCTAAACTTGTGGATAAGCGAATGACACATGTTATGCTGTTGATAGTTATAAAAGCTTTTTTTCTATAAGACTGATACCAGATATAATTCTGTGAAGTATTTCATACTcctccccccctcctcctcataTGTTTATACACACTctctattattttcatatttccccttttctttctcttcaacgtatatatattttgtacgatcaccatatttttttctctatatatatatattttttttgtttataaagtTTGGAGTTATATCTAAATTTCTGATAATGATTATCAAGTTCTCTAGATTCCAATCAGATTTATTGTAACAATCATCAATATTCTTTAGctgtattattaataatatgtAGATTGTTCTTTCAACTATCGCTCATTATATAGTGTACTCAAGAACCTTTGCTGAAAACAGCTTTGTATATGTGTCGTATTAATTCAGTGTTTCATATCCAGATAATCAaaatttgcttcatgaaatgtgCGCAACACAAATCCAATGAATTTATATTTGAGTTTGAGTTTGATGTTTTATTGTCCAAacaaagtatacatgtatgcaataaAACATTGCGAAATTTTAAGTTTTACAAAGGCATTAAAAGGATAAATGGGACCAGAAAATAGCATGAAATGCTAATCGTGTCTGAGAGCATTAATACATATAAGTAGGACAACAATGGGAATACAATATGATAGGACCTATATACATATGAATAAATGTTGAATATATACTTATGCTGCTAACTATACTATACCTTGCGTAGTATATATTTGGTGATTAAATGAAAAGTTTTGGTATCTTAACTAAATCAAATGATAAAggattatcaaacataatgttcacaaaaaagGCAAGATCATTggttaacatttcaaaacaattattttcactATTGTTTGAGATATCAAGAGTTTTACGAAACTAATGATAATACAATATAATgattaaatatgaataaacgTTGAATATATGCTTAATCTAATAAACAAGCTATTTTACATCtagtacaaaatatattttgtgattaaatgtaaatataaa includes these proteins:
- the LOC121416500 gene encoding uncharacterized protein LOC121416500, which codes for MASKFPTKKSGEVDLRTRKGHDMTWSCDKHGEPIKFFCKKHKIPICHPCATKDHSQKPCELDDIEDVIFERRRQLDEKRPKVQELHKQLEVLSTKIKTVSTSGSTHLRTINNNIQASYHDKIKSVGEKENRIIRVINEEADEEIRLVNEKREKRIKDCNTEREKERQIIKDKEANLLSDTKTISGVLTKKTNNLSCKNQHAIKTLMSIESTIKRINQHDETLVNEAPQVLASIDENLSLNVHQDVSDCLDRIQSEVERVKFVEGEVGGEYYGRIDGYIGKWELVKSIHIPWAVEKPWVRGLVSDDEICVQDVGNNDMYVTNINTQHTERVIDEGVLITSCAPIDSNVIVCGKMRYDCTGDRMDGCIILYDRQWKVIRDISIPMYGDSSYCSMYVDVDRDGMIIAAQSNQSIIYVINPTNDKIVNTITMQGKKVMCRIQALSSGDIVVETDHDKFTVISRSGEEKAVIHCDEWVWPQCRVDKLTDTLYIAYWDRARNIYAVDQVSRDGIIQARRIVESEGSFSTLFTMYISPCLFTPSGNLVGCDRSKLLLYKKAFIL